Part of the Pseudomonas lijiangensis genome is shown below.
TCTGTGCCGACTGCCGGATCGTTCATACAGGCCAGTACCGTTCCATCCTCGGTCAGCAGCTCCGGCAAGCGGCGCAGAACCCGCTGATAATCCTTGTCTAGCATGAAACTGCCTTTCTGGAATGACGGCGGGTCGATGATCACCAGATCGTAAGGGCCCGAGCGCGTGACTTTGGCCCAGGACTTGAACAGGTCGTGGCCCAGAAAGCTGACCCGGCTCAGATCATGGCCATTGAGCCTATGATTCTCACGTCCACGATTCAGCGCGGCCTTGGCCATGTCCAGATTGACCACATGATCGGCACCGCCGGCAATGGCGGCCACCGAAAAGCCGCAGGTATAGGCGAACAGATTCAAGATCCGCTTGCCCTTGGCCTGGGAGCGAACCCATTCGCGGCCATAACGCATGTCCAGAAACAGACCGCTGTTCTGTTTCTTGCCGAAATCCACCTTGTAGCGCAGGTTGTTCTCGGTGATGACCCACTCGTCCATCAGCTCGCCCACAAGGCATTGCACAGTGCTTTGTGGCAGATAGCGATGTTGCAGCAACAGCGTATGGGCCTGGCTCTGTTGCCATTGAGGGGAATGCGTCAGCTCCAGCAGCAGTCGGGTCAATGACTCCAGCTCTGACTCAAGTGATTCCCTGAACAGCGAGACCAGAACCACGCCCTGCATCCAGTCGACGGTAATGTGTTCAAGCCCCGGCCATACTCTGCCGCGTCCATGAAACAGGCGACGGGTTTCATCGGGCACGGTGCTCAAGGCATCGAGTACGTGCTGTTGCAGAGTGGCGAGCGCATCAGGGGTCATGACAAGGGTCGGTAATGAAAGGGCGCGTATGTTAAACGCATTTCAAGCGACGCTGAAATGGAAGAGCAATCCAGCCGCGTCAGCGTGGCATATAGCGGCGTTGCCAGCGATGGGGGATCTTCAGTGATACAAACCCCAGCAAGGCTGAGAACCCACCGCTGACCAGCAGTGCATTGAGGCCCATGTGCCGTTCAAGCACGGCGCCAATGACGGCACCGACAAACATGCCTGCCCACGGGACAAGCTGAATCCGCCAGCCATCGCGGCGTTCACCCAGCATCCTGCGTCCCAGGCCACGCCC
Proteins encoded:
- a CDS encoding class I SAM-dependent methyltransferase, coding for MTPDALATLQQHVLDALSTVPDETRRLFHGRGRVWPGLEHITVDWMQGVVLVSLFRESLESELESLTRLLLELTHSPQWQQSQAHTLLLQHRYLPQSTVQCLVGELMDEWVITENNLRYKVDFGKKQNSGLFLDMRYGREWVRSQAKGKRILNLFAYTCGFSVAAIAGGADHVVNLDMAKAALNRGRENHRLNGHDLSRVSFLGHDLFKSWAKVTRSGPYDLVIIDPPSFQKGSFMLDKDYQRVLRRLPELLTEDGTVLACMNDPAVGTDFLIRHTAVEAPGLRFEQRLENPPEFPDARIEGGLKALVFKADGEPRAGWA